One genomic segment of Kocuria rhizophila DC2201 includes these proteins:
- a CDS encoding ParB/RepB/Spo0J family partition protein: MAHSAEHGAPSGAEREASRPSTEPAPTKSQARDDVPRETSSPTVSSHQTQPASSERKAPAATSAQLDAAGTAVEDHRTSSSDVDGTSGEGKVSAENPDAQKAGVRSASGSQKKTAANRGGDDDHAAEELREVPGAVFAELSVANIHPNRKQPRQVFDEDELAELAFSVKELGVLQPVVVRPSRDEGPERYELVMGERRWRAVQAAGLDTIPAIVRETADNDLLRDALLENLHRAQLNPLEEAAAYQQLMQEFGATQEQLSERIGRSRPQISNTLRLLRLPALVQRRVAAGVLSSGHARALLALTDPADMERLAQRIVAEGLSVRATEEAVALSDGLKRSKGRRKAPSTRHDDRLGYIADAFSDKLDTSVKIQLGARKGKMTIEFASVEDLNRIIDVLDPKMDTES; encoded by the coding sequence ATGGCACATTCCGCTGAACATGGTGCACCATCCGGCGCCGAACGCGAAGCGTCACGTCCCAGCACTGAACCAGCTCCTACAAAGAGTCAGGCTCGTGACGATGTTCCACGTGAAACATCATCTCCCACGGTGTCCTCACACCAAACTCAGCCGGCCTCGTCCGAGCGCAAGGCACCGGCGGCGACCTCCGCTCAGTTAGATGCGGCCGGTACGGCGGTGGAGGATCATCGAACGAGTTCCTCCGACGTCGACGGTACGAGCGGGGAGGGGAAAGTTTCGGCTGAAAACCCGGATGCACAGAAGGCCGGGGTTCGATCGGCCTCGGGCAGCCAGAAGAAGACCGCCGCGAACCGCGGCGGGGATGACGACCATGCAGCTGAGGAGCTCCGCGAGGTTCCCGGCGCCGTGTTTGCGGAGCTGTCGGTCGCGAACATCCACCCCAACCGAAAGCAGCCACGTCAGGTGTTCGACGAGGACGAACTGGCGGAACTGGCCTTCTCCGTCAAGGAGCTCGGTGTTCTGCAGCCCGTCGTCGTGCGCCCCAGCCGTGACGAGGGCCCGGAGCGGTACGAACTCGTCATGGGTGAGCGGCGCTGGCGTGCCGTCCAGGCTGCCGGGCTGGACACTATCCCCGCCATCGTCCGGGAGACGGCGGACAACGACCTTCTGCGCGACGCCCTGCTGGAGAACCTGCACCGGGCACAGCTCAACCCTCTGGAAGAGGCGGCGGCCTACCAGCAGCTCATGCAGGAGTTCGGGGCCACCCAGGAGCAGCTGTCGGAGCGAATCGGACGCTCACGGCCGCAGATCTCGAACACCCTTCGTCTGCTGCGACTGCCGGCTCTCGTGCAGCGACGGGTGGCGGCCGGGGTGCTCAGTTCGGGCCACGCGCGGGCGCTGCTGGCTCTGACTGACCCCGCAGACATGGAGCGGCTCGCGCAGCGCATCGTGGCGGAGGGGCTGTCCGTGCGCGCCACGGAGGAGGCCGTGGCGCTCTCCGACGGCCTCAAGCGGTCGAAGGGGCGTCGCAAGGCGCCGTCCACCCGCCACGATGACCGGCTGGGCTACATCGCCGATGCTTTCTCGGACAAGCTGGACACCAGTGTGAAGATCCAGTTGGGCGCCCGCAAGGGCAAGATGACCATTGAGTTCGCCTCCGTGGAGGATCTGAACCGCATCATCGACGTCCTGGACCCCAAGATGGACACCGAGAGCTGA